CATGCGCGCCATGAAAAAGGGCGACCTCGCGTTTTTTTACCATTCGAGCTGCGAGACGCCGGGCGTCTATGGCATCATCGAGGTCGCGCGCGCGGCCTATCCCGACCACACCGCCTGGGACCCGGAAAACCGTCATTACGACCCGAAAAGCACCCCGGAACGGCCCCTGTGGTTCATGGTGGACGTGCGCTTCAAGCGTGAACTCGAAAAGCCCGTGACGCTCACCGCGATCAAAATGCAGTCGTCATTGAAACAGATGCGGCTGGTGCAGCGCGGCAGCCGCCTGTCGGTGATGCCGGTCACGGCGAAGGAATGGAACACGATACTGAAACTGGCCGAGGAGAAATTCCCATGAAAAAACTGTTTGCCCTGTTTGCGCTTTTCCTGTTCACCGCCGCCGGACTGCCGGCCGCGGCCAAGGGGCCGGCGGACAATCCGCGCCTGCGCATGACCACCAGCCTGGGCGTGGTCGAACTCGAACTGGACGCCCAGCGCGCGCCGGGGACGGTGCGGAATTTCATGAACTATGTCGAACGCGGCTACTACAACGGCATGATCTTCCACCGCGTGATCCCGGGCTTCATGATCCAGGGCGGCGGCTTCGCGCCCGGCATGCGCGAAAAAACCACCGGCGTGCCGGTCAAAAACGAGGCCGACAACGGCCTGAAAAATCTCGCCGGCACCATTGCCATGGCGCGCACCTCCGACCCGCAATCCGCGGCGGCGCAGTTCTTCATCAACACCGTGGACAACCCTGCGCTCGACCACCGCGACAAAACCGACCGCGGCTGGGGTTACGCCGTGTTCGGCAAGGTCACCAAGGGCATGGACGTGGTGAAGAAAATTGAGTCAGTCGCGACCCACACGGTCGGGCCATTTCAAGACGTACCGGTGAAGGACGTGATTATCCAGAAGGTGGAGTCGATCAAAAAGTAGCCGTCATCCCCGCGAAAGCTGGGATCCAGGCTGTAAATAACAAAGCCGCCCTCCGGGCGGCTTTGCATTTGTGTCGCCTGCGGCGACGCATACTTGTGGGTGCCTGACCCACGGCAGGGTTTTGCTCTGCTCCCGTATGGCGCGCCCGAGCATCGCAGCCGGTCCCGGGGTATTCGCGCCATCCGGGCGTGCTTTCTCTTGGTAACTTCTCTTTGCACGAGCAAAGAGAAGTTACCCGCCCGCGGTGCGGAAACCGCAATTATGCTTTTTGAGTCGCGCGCAAGGCGCGCGAACCATTAAATAACTGGATTCCGGCTTTCTCCGGAATGACAGACACAAATCAACTCAAAAACAACTTATACGCCGGATTCCCTGTCTCCTCGGCATATTCGTAGCCAAGGGCGTCGAGGAATTTCTGGAACGCCTTCTTGTCCCCGGGCGGGACCTGCATGCCGACCAGCACGCGGCCGAAGTCGGCGCCGTGGGAGCGGTAGTGAAAGAGTGAGATATTCCAGCGCCCGCCCGTCTTGTCGAGGAAGTTCATCAAGGCCCCGGGGCGTTCCGGGAATTCGAAGCGGTAGAGGATTTCATTGACGGCATTGGGCGCGCGGCCGCCGACGAGGTGGCGGATGTGCAGCTTGGCCATTTCGTTGTCGGTCATGTCGAGTGTGGCGTAGCCGTGTTTGCGCAGCGCGCCCATGAGCTGGCGCGCGTCCGCGGTGCCCGGCGGCACCTGCACGCCGACGAAGATATGCGCGTTCTTCGGGTCGTCGAAGCGGTAATTAAACTCGGTGACATTG
The DNA window shown above is from Sulfuricaulis limicola and carries:
- a CDS encoding EVE domain-containing protein, with translation MNYWLMKSEPDAFSITDLKSRPKRSEHWDGVRNYQARNFMRAMKKGDLAFFYHSSCETPGVYGIIEVARAAYPDHTAWDPENRHYDPKSTPERPLWFMVDVRFKRELEKPVTLTAIKMQSSLKQMRLVQRGSRLSVMPVTAKEWNTILKLAEEKFP
- a CDS encoding peptidylprolyl isomerase — translated: MKKLFALFALFLFTAAGLPAAAKGPADNPRLRMTTSLGVVELELDAQRAPGTVRNFMNYVERGYYNGMIFHRVIPGFMIQGGGFAPGMREKTTGVPVKNEADNGLKNLAGTIAMARTSDPQSAAAQFFINTVDNPALDHRDKTDRGWGYAVFGKVTKGMDVVKKIESVATHTVGPFQDVPVKDVIIQKVESIKK